In a genomic window of Chaetodon trifascialis isolate fChaTrf1 chromosome 8, fChaTrf1.hap1, whole genome shotgun sequence:
- the LOC139335502 gene encoding mitochondrial carrier homolog 1-like isoform X3, with protein MNLFPQLWAQPCLDEESCTCLASSPMHIVKVDGKTGLFRGLSPRIVSSAISTVVRNKVKQQVELLSKRDDMQSSLRKVVQETSHEMIIQCLSRVATHPFHVMSVRCMAQFVGREATYNGMFCCITKIFKEEGFAGFYVGLVPHVVGEVLFLWCCNLLAHFINTYAVDESFSQASAVRSYTKFVMWIAVSVLTYPFRLVTDLMAVNNCGLAAGLPPHSPIFKSWLHCWSHLSHKGHLFRGSSFFFRRVPVMSPPSTED; from the exons ATGAACCTCTTCCCCCAATTGTGGGCACAACCATGTTTGGACGAAGAGTCTTGTACCTGCCTGGCTTCTTCTCCTATG cacatcGTGAAGGTGGACGGAAAGACAGGACTCTTCCGCGGCCTCTCACCTCGCATTGTGTCCAGTGCCATCTCCACCGTGGTCAGGAATAAAGTGAAGCAG CAGGTAGAGCTTCTTTCAAAGAGAGATGAcatgcagtcttcactcaggaAAGTGGTCCAAGAG accTCACATGAGATGATCATCCAGTGTCTGTCCAGAGTAGCCACTCATCCTTTCCATG TCATGTCAGTGCGCTGTATGGCCCAGTTTGTTGGCAGAGAGGCCACATACAA TGGGATGTTCTGTTGTATCACCAAGATATTTAAGGAGGAAGGATTTGCTGGATTCTACGT gggTCTCGTACCGCATGTGGTGGGAGAGGTTCTCTTCCTGTGGTGTTGTAACCTCCTGGCTCACTTTATTAACACCTACGCTGTCGACGAAAGT TTCAGTCAGGCGTCAGCAGTAAGAAGCTACACTAAGTTTGTGATGTGG ATTGCAGTGAGTGTTCTAACATATCCGTTCAGGCTGGTGACCGATCTTATGGCAGTCAACAACTGTGG CCTGGCTGCAGgtcttcctcctcactctcccATCTTTAAGTCTTGGCTGCACTGCTGGAGTCACCTGAGCCACAAG GGCCACCTCTTCAGAGGATCCAGCTTCTTTTTCCGCCGGGTGCCTGTGATGTCCCCGCCCTCCACCGAGGACTGA
- the LOC139335502 gene encoding mitochondrial carrier homolog 1-like isoform X1, translated as MESAENLSDQVVGVQQEAPPTPVDVDSAVLLLGAGVTAITHPLLYVKLLIQVGHEPLPPIVGTTMFGRRVLYLPGFFSYAQHIVKVDGKTGLFRGLSPRIVSSAISTVVRNKVKQQVELLSKRDDMQSSLRKVVQETSHEMIIQCLSRVATHPFHVMSVRCMAQFVGREATYNGMFCCITKIFKEEGFAGFYVGLVPHVVGEVLFLWCCNLLAHFINTYAVDESFSQASAVRSYTKFVMWIAVSVLTYPFRLVTDLMAVNNCGLAAGLPPHSPIFKSWLHCWSHLSHKGHLFRGSSFFFRRVPVMSPPSTED; from the exons ATGGAATCAGCAGAAAACCTGTCCGATCAGGTAGTCGGTGTGCAGCAGGAGGCTCCACCGACCCCCGTGGACGTGGACAGCGCGGTGTTGCTGCTGGGAGCGGGAGTAACAGCCATCACACACCCGCTGCTGTATGTGAAGCTGCTGATACAG GTGGGCCATGAACCTCTTCCCCCAATTGTGGGCACAACCATGTTTGGACGAAGAGTCTTGTACCTGCCTGGCTTCTTCTCCTATG cacagcacatcGTGAAGGTGGACGGAAAGACAGGACTCTTCCGCGGCCTCTCACCTCGCATTGTGTCCAGTGCCATCTCCACCGTGGTCAGGAATAAAGTGAAGCAG CAGGTAGAGCTTCTTTCAAAGAGAGATGAcatgcagtcttcactcaggaAAGTGGTCCAAGAG accTCACATGAGATGATCATCCAGTGTCTGTCCAGAGTAGCCACTCATCCTTTCCATG TCATGTCAGTGCGCTGTATGGCCCAGTTTGTTGGCAGAGAGGCCACATACAA TGGGATGTTCTGTTGTATCACCAAGATATTTAAGGAGGAAGGATTTGCTGGATTCTACGT gggTCTCGTACCGCATGTGGTGGGAGAGGTTCTCTTCCTGTGGTGTTGTAACCTCCTGGCTCACTTTATTAACACCTACGCTGTCGACGAAAGT TTCAGTCAGGCGTCAGCAGTAAGAAGCTACACTAAGTTTGTGATGTGG ATTGCAGTGAGTGTTCTAACATATCCGTTCAGGCTGGTGACCGATCTTATGGCAGTCAACAACTGTGG CCTGGCTGCAGgtcttcctcctcactctcccATCTTTAAGTCTTGGCTGCACTGCTGGAGTCACCTGAGCCACAAG GGCCACCTCTTCAGAGGATCCAGCTTCTTTTTCCGCCGGGTGCCTGTGATGTCCCCGCCCTCCACCGAGGACTGA
- the LOC139335502 gene encoding mitochondrial carrier homolog 1-like isoform X2, with protein sequence MESAENLSDQVVGVQQEAPPTPVDVDSAVLLLGAGVTAITHPLLYVKLLIQVGHEPLPPIVGTTMFGRRVLYLPGFFSYAQHIVKVDGKTGLFRGLSPRIVSSAISTVVRNKVKQVELLSKRDDMQSSLRKVVQETSHEMIIQCLSRVATHPFHVMSVRCMAQFVGREATYNGMFCCITKIFKEEGFAGFYVGLVPHVVGEVLFLWCCNLLAHFINTYAVDESFSQASAVRSYTKFVMWIAVSVLTYPFRLVTDLMAVNNCGLAAGLPPHSPIFKSWLHCWSHLSHKGHLFRGSSFFFRRVPVMSPPSTED encoded by the exons ATGGAATCAGCAGAAAACCTGTCCGATCAGGTAGTCGGTGTGCAGCAGGAGGCTCCACCGACCCCCGTGGACGTGGACAGCGCGGTGTTGCTGCTGGGAGCGGGAGTAACAGCCATCACACACCCGCTGCTGTATGTGAAGCTGCTGATACAG GTGGGCCATGAACCTCTTCCCCCAATTGTGGGCACAACCATGTTTGGACGAAGAGTCTTGTACCTGCCTGGCTTCTTCTCCTATG cacagcacatcGTGAAGGTGGACGGAAAGACAGGACTCTTCCGCGGCCTCTCACCTCGCATTGTGTCCAGTGCCATCTCCACCGTGGTCAGGAATAAAGTGAAGCAG GTAGAGCTTCTTTCAAAGAGAGATGAcatgcagtcttcactcaggaAAGTGGTCCAAGAG accTCACATGAGATGATCATCCAGTGTCTGTCCAGAGTAGCCACTCATCCTTTCCATG TCATGTCAGTGCGCTGTATGGCCCAGTTTGTTGGCAGAGAGGCCACATACAA TGGGATGTTCTGTTGTATCACCAAGATATTTAAGGAGGAAGGATTTGCTGGATTCTACGT gggTCTCGTACCGCATGTGGTGGGAGAGGTTCTCTTCCTGTGGTGTTGTAACCTCCTGGCTCACTTTATTAACACCTACGCTGTCGACGAAAGT TTCAGTCAGGCGTCAGCAGTAAGAAGCTACACTAAGTTTGTGATGTGG ATTGCAGTGAGTGTTCTAACATATCCGTTCAGGCTGGTGACCGATCTTATGGCAGTCAACAACTGTGG CCTGGCTGCAGgtcttcctcctcactctcccATCTTTAAGTCTTGGCTGCACTGCTGGAGTCACCTGAGCCACAAG GGCCACCTCTTCAGAGGATCCAGCTTCTTTTTCCGCCGGGTGCCTGTGATGTCCCCGCCCTCCACCGAGGACTGA